AGAACAAAGAACAACTCAAGAATTAGAAGAAAAAGTAAATGAACGCACCTTAAAACTCAATGAAAGTAATGAAGAATTAGCACAAATCAATGAAGAATTATCTATAAACATTGAAACTGTTGAAAAACAAAAAACAGAAATTGAATCCAAAAATCAAGATATTACAGCCAGTATAAATTATGCTAAACGTATTCAAGATGCTATTTTACCTTCCCAAAGTTCTATTCAATCAGCTTTTACAGATTCTTTTACACTTTATTTGCCCAAAGATGTAGTAAGTGGAGATTTTTATTTTTTCTTTAAGAATCCAAAATATATTTTTTTAGCTGTGGCTGACTGTACTGGACATGGCGTTCCAGGGTCTTTAATGGCAATGATTGGAACAAATCTTTTGAGAGAAAGCATTGTAGAAAAACAAATGATTTTACCCTCTGAAATTTTGATGAATTTACACGAGGAAATTGTATCTACACTAAAACAAAAAGAAACAGGAAATCGTGATGGAATGGATATTTCTCTTTGTGTGATTAACAAAATGGAAAACAAAATCTATTTTTCAGGAGCTAAAAACCCACTCATAAGTATAAAAAATGAGGAAGTTACAGAACATAAAGGAAGCCGATTTAGTATTGGAGGTTCTATCAAAACAGAAGGAATTAATTTTGAAGATAAAATAATAGAAATTGATAATCAAACTTCTTATTATATGTATTCTGATGGATATCAAGATCAGTTTGGAGGAGAAAGTAATAAAAAATTTATGCGAAAAAATCTTAAAAACCTTTTGCAAACCATTCACAAATTACCTTTTCAAGAACAAAATAATATTTTAGAAACGACACTTTCTAAATGGAAAGAAATTGCTCAAGCTCCCCAAATTGACGATATTTTAGTAATGGGATTCAAAATCTAATGTAAAATGCTATATGGTAGAATCTGCAATAAATTGTAATGCTAAATCTCTTCCTTTTTTAATACAATCACTTACCGAAACACCTCCAAACCAGTTTGCACAAATATAAATATCTGATTTTTTGAGTCGTTTTAATTGTTTTTCTACTTTTAAAAGCTGTTCATCATATTGTGGTACAGATTTATCCCAGCGTGTAAATTGCTGAATAATAGGGTCATTTTTTATTCCATAAATCTGTTTTAATTCTTCTGTATGTCGTTTCAAAATTTCCTGTTTGGGTAATTCTGCATTTTCTTGCCACTGTCTTCCCCCCACAAAACCAGTAAATAAAACTTCATCTTTGGGCGCACGCCCCTCAAAAACACTACTACTCCAAATTGTTCCTGCCGAAAAAAGGTCTTCTACTTTTGGATGTAACGCTCCAAAACCATCTAAATCAAAATCTACATCTTCTTTTTTGAAAATACTATGAATCAAACACATAGTCGGATAATGAATATCTCTAATAGTAAGAGCAAGTTTTTCAAAATGAGGTTCTAACAAATTAGCTGTTATTGAGGGAGGAGTCGTTATAAAAACTTTATCAAATTCTAGACTTTCAATTTCTCTTTTCCCTCTTTTTTCGCTTTCTATTTCTAAAACCCAACGTCTATTTCTGCGTTCTATAAAATCACTATTTTTGATTGAAACAACAGTATGATTGAGTTGAACATTCAAATTCTTAGCTATATGTTTTGCCAATGATTGCATTCCATTTTTGAAAGAAACGGATTGTTTTCTGCTTCCAGATTTATTTTTTATGAATCCTTTCAATACTGAACCATGATTTTGAGCATATTCTGTTAGTTGAGGAAAAGTATATTTGAGCAAAAGTTGATAAGCATCAGCTGCATAAATACCTGTTACAAAAGGACTGACAGCATAATCGACAACTTCTTTTCCAAAATGATTTTCTAAAAATTCGCCTACTGTTGTTTTTTCATCTAATTCCTCTTTTTTATAGGATAGTTCTTTAAAAATTTTAGCTTTTGTCTTTGTAGAAAAAAAAGAGCCAAATAACAATCCTTGTGGAGAAGTAGGTAATTTTTTTGGTTTTCCATCACGCACAATAAAGCGGCTTTTACTTACTTTATTTGCATAAACAAGTTCGTTTGCAAAACCTGAATTTTTGATAAACTCAAAAATTTCATCATCCATTAATAATGAATTTGCCCCTCTTTCAAGCAAATAGGCTTTATTTTTTCCCATCTGTATAGTTTTCAAATAGCCTCCTACTTCGTTGCTAGATTCAAAAATTTGATAAGGGATATTTTTTTGATGTAAATGCCAAGCTAATGAAAGTCCTGAAATACCTGCGCCAACGATTGCTATCATTTTAAAAAGTGGAAAAAATGAAAATTATTAGGATAGAATTAAAATTAACCTACGAAAATAAAGAGTTATTTTCTAAGAAACAAAATTAGTAAATTTATAGCCTCAAAAGCTATTATATTATAATACAAAAAAAGCAATAAATAATGACAAAACAGCGCAAACTTTTATCTCAATATCATCCAGTTTTATATTTTATATCAGTTTGGGAAAAA
This is a stretch of genomic DNA from Bernardetia sp. MNP-M8. It encodes these proteins:
- the hemG gene encoding protoporphyrinogen oxidase translates to MIAIVGAGISGLSLAWHLHQKNIPYQIFESSNEVGGYLKTIQMGKNKAYLLERGANSLLMDDEIFEFIKNSGFANELVYANKVSKSRFIVRDGKPKKLPTSPQGLLFGSFFSTKTKAKIFKELSYKKEELDEKTTVGEFLENHFGKEVVDYAVSPFVTGIYAADAYQLLLKYTFPQLTEYAQNHGSVLKGFIKNKSGSRKQSVSFKNGMQSLAKHIAKNLNVQLNHTVVSIKNSDFIERRNRRWVLEIESEKRGKREIESLEFDKVFITTPPSITANLLEPHFEKLALTIRDIHYPTMCLIHSIFKKEDVDFDLDGFGALHPKVEDLFSAGTIWSSSVFEGRAPKDEVLFTGFVGGRQWQENAELPKQEILKRHTEELKQIYGIKNDPIIQQFTRWDKSVPQYDEQLLKVEKQLKRLKKSDIYICANWFGGVSVSDCIKKGRDLALQFIADSTI